The Pieris brassicae chromosome 6, ilPieBrab1.1, whole genome shotgun sequence genome window below encodes:
- the LOC123711408 gene encoding lysozyme-like isoform X2, whose product MRIFVVLLLLGVCECRRFTRCRLATELMKTLLIDKTFLGNWVCLIEKVSNRDTKAFVVTPSGKKLYGLYQIPSRWCREGKKGGECNVACESLLDDDIRDDTACAVNIFHREGFKYWTQWSARCKNDNFITKEIYKCPDLISPRTSPERMLHSDSLKIRRRYARSALQSRYSYFGLQWLQ is encoded by the exons ATGAGAATATTCGTAGTGCTTCTCTTGTTGGGTGTTTGTGAATGTCGAAGGTTTACAAGGTGTAGGCTCGCTACTGAGTTGATGAAAACGTTACTTATCGATAAAACATTCCTTGGTAAct GGGTTTGTCTGATTGAGAAGGTCAGTAACCGAGATACTAAAGCCTTTGTCGTTACACCGAGCGGCAAGAAATTATATGGATTATATCAG ATTCCCAGTCGGTGGTGTCGTGAAGGGAAGAAAGGTGGCGAGTGTAATGTTGCTTGCGAAT CTTTGTTAGACGATGACATTAGGGATGACACAGCATGCGCAGTGAACATCTTCCATCGCGAAGGCTTCAAGTACTGGACCCAGTGGTCAGCTCGATGCAAGAATGATAACTTTATAACAAaggaaatatataa GTGTCCAGATCTAATATCCCCACGGACAAGTCCCGAGCGAATGTTGCACAGCGACTCATTGAAAATCAGGAGGCGGTACGCTAGAAGTGCTTTACAATCTAGATATAGCTATTTTGGATTACAATGGTTACAGTAA
- the LOC123710971 gene encoding odorant receptor 4-like isoform X2, with the protein MFISFGICLIFKKDFEAFVEEMAFCDRALDIPLVNSVISLATTTGKLHELKNLVLTSQIRVFKITKMLLKTYVASVWLCATLYLCGPIYMMTIREDENLRLLAFDMWFPWSLDDFNVYIASFIFHAYTGYLCCIAYPGLQAMIILLVCQVIRQLQIITFIVTYLDDMVLEVIGTRNEMWQVACTSVLSQCIHHYVRTKRFANRLNVICQPFYLALILVAIMLVCVCSVKIAVSPKLALETLKYYIHEFCFILVVFMFCALGQQVENQCEKLELAVTEKWYIFNRKHKFNVLVFNMALSQRMPIFVFGSIPLSLPTFTWFIKTGMSFFTLVMSVLET; encoded by the exons ATGTTTATCTCTTTTGGtatttgtttgatatttaaaaaggaTTTTGAG GCTTTCGTTGAAGAAATGGCATTTTGTGATCGAGCTTTAGACATACCACTTGTAAATTCAGTTATATCTTTAGCTACTACGACGGGTAAACTCCACGAGTTGAAAAACCTAGTACTTACTTCGCAAATAAGAGTTTTTAAGATAaccaaaatgttattaaagacATACGTCGCAAGTGTTTGGTTATGCGCTACATTATATCTTTGTGGACCGATTTACATGATGACTATAAGGGAAGACGAAAATTTACGACTTTTAG cgTTTGATATGTGGTTTCCATGGAGCTTGGATGATTTTAATGTGTACATTGCGTCATTCATATTTCACGCATATACTGGTTATTTGTGTTGCATAG caTATCCCGGTCTCCAGGCAATGATAATTTTGCTCGTCTGTCAAGTGATTCGACAActacaaataataacattcATAGTGACTTATCTAGATGACATGGTTCTAGAAGTGATTGGTACTAGAAATGAGATGTGGCAAGTCGCTTGCACATCAGTTTTATCACAATGTATTCATCATTATGTTAGAACGAAACG ATTCGCCAATCGGCTTAATGTTATTTGCCAGCCATTCTATTTGGCTTTGATACTGGTCGCTATCATGCTGGTCTGTGTATGTTCGGTGAAGATTGCAGTTTct CCTAAACTAGCATTGGAAACGTTAAAATACTACATTcatgaattttgttttattcttgTTGTATTCATGTTTTGCGCGTTGGGACAGCAGGTTGAAAACCAG TGTGAAAAACTAGAATTAGCAGTGACAGAGAAATGGTACATATTTAATCGGAAACATAAATTCAACGTCTTAGTGTTCAACATGGCCCTCAGTCAAAGGATGCCTATATTCGTATTTGGATCTATACCACTATCTCTACCTACATTCACATGG TTCATCAAAACGGGAATGTCATTTTTCACTTTAGTGATGTCAGTGTTAGAAACATAG
- the LOC123711408 gene encoding lysozyme-like isoform X1, protein MRYACLIICLFVCVSAKRFETRCKLARELIKVGMPTDVFFGHWVCLIEKVSNRDTKAFVVTPSGKKLYGLYQIPSRWCREGKKGGECNVACESLLDDDIRDDTACAVNIFHREGFKYWTQWSARCKNDNFITKEIYKCPDLISPRTSPERMLHSDSLKIRRRYARSALQSRYSYFGLQWLQ, encoded by the exons ATGCGGTATGCATGTctgattatttgtttgtttgtttgtgtgAGTGCTAAGCGATTTGAGACAAGATGCAAGCTAGCGCGGGAATTAATCAAAGTTGGAATGCCCACTGATGTATTTTTTGGACATT GGGTTTGTCTGATTGAGAAGGTCAGTAACCGAGATACTAAAGCCTTTGTCGTTACACCGAGCGGCAAGAAATTATATGGATTATATCAG ATTCCCAGTCGGTGGTGTCGTGAAGGGAAGAAAGGTGGCGAGTGTAATGTTGCTTGCGAAT CTTTGTTAGACGATGACATTAGGGATGACACAGCATGCGCAGTGAACATCTTCCATCGCGAAGGCTTCAAGTACTGGACCCAGTGGTCAGCTCGATGCAAGAATGATAACTTTATAACAAaggaaatatataa GTGTCCAGATCTAATATCCCCACGGACAAGTCCCGAGCGAATGTTGCACAGCGACTCATTGAAAATCAGGAGGCGGTACGCTAGAAGTGCTTTACAATCTAGATATAGCTATTTTGGATTACAATGGTTACAGTAA
- the LOC123710971 gene encoding odorant receptor 4-like isoform X1, with protein sequence MDETFQVFDRILSFAGISIFAKPNWNSKRWLIIQTFNFLLGFLTFIFTSVFVISNLSDLLVCIQGACVWTTGVIMFISFGICLIFKKDFEAFVEEMAFCDRALDIPLVNSVISLATTTGKLHELKNLVLTSQIRVFKITKMLLKTYVASVWLCATLYLCGPIYMMTIREDENLRLLAFDMWFPWSLDDFNVYIASFIFHAYTGYLCCIAYPGLQAMIILLVCQVIRQLQIITFIVTYLDDMVLEVIGTRNEMWQVACTSVLSQCIHHYVRTKRFANRLNVICQPFYLALILVAIMLVCVCSVKIAVSPKLALETLKYYIHEFCFILVVFMFCALGQQVENQCEKLELAVTEKWYIFNRKHKFNVLVFNMALSQRMPIFVFGSIPLSLPTFTWFIKTGMSFFTLVMSVLET encoded by the exons ATGGATGAAACTTTCCAAGTCTTCGATCGTATTCTCTCTTTCGCGGGAATTTCGATTTTCGCAAAACCAAACTGGAATTCTAAAAGATGGCTGATAATCCAGACTTTTAACTTTCTTTTaggttttttaacatttatttttacatcgGTTTTTGTGATATCGAATCTATCTGACTTGCTGGTATGTATTCAAGGGGCTTGCGTTTGGACAACCGGAGTTATAATGTTTATCTCTTTTGGtatttgtttgatatttaaaaaggaTTTTGAG GCTTTCGTTGAAGAAATGGCATTTTGTGATCGAGCTTTAGACATACCACTTGTAAATTCAGTTATATCTTTAGCTACTACGACGGGTAAACTCCACGAGTTGAAAAACCTAGTACTTACTTCGCAAATAAGAGTTTTTAAGATAaccaaaatgttattaaagacATACGTCGCAAGTGTTTGGTTATGCGCTACATTATATCTTTGTGGACCGATTTACATGATGACTATAAGGGAAGACGAAAATTTACGACTTTTAG cgTTTGATATGTGGTTTCCATGGAGCTTGGATGATTTTAATGTGTACATTGCGTCATTCATATTTCACGCATATACTGGTTATTTGTGTTGCATAG caTATCCCGGTCTCCAGGCAATGATAATTTTGCTCGTCTGTCAAGTGATTCGACAActacaaataataacattcATAGTGACTTATCTAGATGACATGGTTCTAGAAGTGATTGGTACTAGAAATGAGATGTGGCAAGTCGCTTGCACATCAGTTTTATCACAATGTATTCATCATTATGTTAGAACGAAACG ATTCGCCAATCGGCTTAATGTTATTTGCCAGCCATTCTATTTGGCTTTGATACTGGTCGCTATCATGCTGGTCTGTGTATGTTCGGTGAAGATTGCAGTTTct CCTAAACTAGCATTGGAAACGTTAAAATACTACATTcatgaattttgttttattcttgTTGTATTCATGTTTTGCGCGTTGGGACAGCAGGTTGAAAACCAG TGTGAAAAACTAGAATTAGCAGTGACAGAGAAATGGTACATATTTAATCGGAAACATAAATTCAACGTCTTAGTGTTCAACATGGCCCTCAGTCAAAGGATGCCTATATTCGTATTTGGATCTATACCACTATCTCTACCTACATTCACATGG TTCATCAAAACGGGAATGTCATTTTTCACTTTAGTGATGTCAGTGTTAGAAACATAG